The following are encoded in a window of Oncorhynchus kisutch isolate 150728-3 unplaced genomic scaffold, Okis_V2 scaffold2598, whole genome shotgun sequence genomic DNA:
- the LOC116370529 gene encoding syndecan-2-like has product MVETLFSSSLVLHSQILISAQSDYLYLDDQSGDSVDDDGYNSGSGSGDMIIGEVTEPVKVKRVFAAPEAEPTQDSLPDLSTTMEMLTFTDLSTEIAETETETETETQVPEQSLDVTEETVISSEAPPSTTGASGLLYEADVPYDVHSENLFQRTEVLAAVIAGGVIGLLFAIFLILLLVYRMRKKDEGSYVLGERKAPSSAYQKAPTKEFYA; this is encoded by the exons ATGGTGGAGACACTTTTTAGTTCATCTCTTGTTCTCCATTCACAGATATTGATCTCGGCCCAGTCGGATTACCTGTACCTGGATGACCAATCAGGAGACTCCGTAGACGACGACGGTTACAACTCTGGCTCCGGGTCCGGTGATATGA TTATCGGTGAGGTCACTGAGCCAGTCAAAGTGAAAAGGGTGTTCGCCGCTCCTGAAGCAGAGCCAACCCAGGACTCTCTACCAGACCTTTCAACCACAATGGAGATGTTGACATTCACTGACCTGAGCACAGAAATAGCTGAGACCGAAACAGAGACCGAAACAGAG acccAGGTCCCTGAGCAGTCTCTGGACGTGACAGAGGAGACTGTTATCAGTAGTGAAGCTCCTCCCAGCACCACTGGTGCTTCCGGGTTGCTGTACGAGGCAGACGTACCCTACGATGTACACTCCGAAAACCTATTCCAGAGGACGGAGGTGCTAGCAG cggtGATAGCTGGCGGGGTTATAGGTTTGCTGTTCgccatcttcctcatcctcctcctggtCTACAGGATGAGGAAGAAGGACGAGGGGAGCTACGTCCTCGGAGAACGCAAGGCCCCTAGCTCAGCCTATCAGAAAGCCCCCACCAAGGAGTTCTATGCCTGA
- the LOC116370530 gene encoding carboxypeptidase Q-like → MQGRQIKQCGLSSLTLLATFLHCNCLPHSTGGKPFPETAKEIASYAKVAKSIIDLAVYGKAQNRSYERLADFTDTIGNRVSGSKNLDLAIKYMFSALRKDGLENVHLEPVKIPHWVRGEESAVMLQPRNHTMAILGLGSSVATPQGGIEAEVLVVESFEELKKRQKEAIGKIVVYNQPFVSYGETVQYREFGASKAAEVGAVATLIRSITPFSINSPHTGWQDYQEGVQKIPTACITVEDAMMMARMAKRGQRIVVRLTMNAQTFPDADSFNTVAEIIGSEHPEQVQH, encoded by the exons ATGCAGGGCCGGCAGATAAAACAATGTGGCCTTTCCTCACTGACTCTTTTGGCCACATTTCTCCATTGTAACTGTTTGCCACACAGTACTGGTGGAAAGCCATTTCCAGAGACCGCTAAAGAAATTGCCAGCTATGCAAAGGTAGCCAAGAGCATCATAGACTTGGCTGTGTATGGCAAAGCCCAGAACCGCTCCTATGAGAGACTGGCAGACTTCACAGATACAATAGGGAACCGTGTCAGTGGCTCTAAGAACCTGGACCTGGCTATCAAGTATATGTTCAGTGCCCTGAGGAAGGATGGGCTGGAGAACGTACATCTAGAACCAGTGAAGATCCCACACTGggtcaggggagaggagagcgcCGTGATGTTACAGCCCCGGAACCACACCATGGCCATCCTTGGACTGGGCAGCAGTGTGGCTACACCCCAAGGAG GCATTGAAGCAGAGGTGCTGGTGGTGGAGTCTTTTGAGGAGCTGAAAAAAAGGCAGAAGGAAGCCATTGGGAAGATCGTGGTGTATAACCAGCCCTTTGTCAGCTATGGGGAGACAGTGCAGTACAGGGAGTTTGGGGCATCCAAGGCAGCTGAAGTAGGAGCTGTGGCTACTCTCATCCGGTCCATCACACCCTTCTCCATCAACAG TCCTCACACAGGCTGGCAGGACTACCAGGAGGGAGTGCAGAAGATCCCTACCGCCTGTATCACAGTGGAAGACGCCATGATGATGGCCAGGATGGCTAAGCGAGGCCAGAGGATTGTGGTCCGACTCACCATGAACGCCCAGACCTTCCCTGATGCTGACTCCTTCAACACTGTGGCTGAGATCATCGGCAGCGAGCACCCAGAACAG